Proteins from one Amycolatopsis benzoatilytica AK 16/65 genomic window:
- a CDS encoding NADPH-dependent FMN reductase produces the protein MLLLISGSLRAGSVNAAVIATAAGFAPSAVYGGMAGLPHFNPDLDRDPLAGEVAALRGAIAAADGVLFCTPEYAGGLPGAFKNVLDWTIGGGEMYGKPVAWINASSVAAPTGGADAHESLRKTLTYAGTRIVDEACARIPIPRHAVEDGALIDPDLRGRVAVAVRRLVEAAKPATP, from the coding sequence GTGCTTCTCCTCATCAGCGGCAGTTTGCGGGCTGGATCGGTCAACGCTGCTGTCATCGCGACTGCTGCCGGGTTCGCCCCGTCCGCTGTGTACGGCGGAATGGCGGGCCTGCCGCACTTCAATCCGGATCTTGATCGGGATCCGTTGGCTGGTGAGGTCGCCGCGTTGCGCGGGGCGATCGCCGCGGCGGACGGGGTGCTGTTCTGCACTCCGGAGTACGCGGGCGGGCTGCCGGGGGCGTTCAAGAACGTGCTCGACTGGACGATCGGCGGCGGGGAGATGTACGGCAAGCCGGTGGCGTGGATCAACGCGTCCTCGGTCGCCGCGCCGACTGGCGGCGCGGATGCGCATGAGTCGCTGCGGAAAACCTTGACGTACGCGGGAACCCGCATTGTCGACGAGGCTTGTGCGCGGATTCCGATTCCTCGGCACGCGGTCGAGGACGGGGCGCTCATCGACCCCGATCTGCGAGGTCGGGTCGCGGTCGCGGTGCGGCGCCTGGTCGAGGCGGCGAAACCCGCTACCCCGTGA
- a CDS encoding DUF2334 domain-containing protein yields MDARLLVSLSGVTTRTLHRGAHLAAELERRHVPLSILHVARTEDGPVTAWVRTRAEAGDSVLLNGYDHRVTPTHRAVHLGRKAEFAALPAHEARLRLIAAKAALDATGVAVDGFAPPRWLASAGTVQALREHGFTLCADQAAVRDLVTGEIRRARVQEFSSQSQRTETVRCFALILATARAARRGGLVRLGIDAADLSRPGLRQALLDAVDVALENRAFGSTYGSLRHTAAA; encoded by the coding sequence GTGGATGCTCGCCTGCTGGTCTCGTTGTCCGGGGTCACTACGCGCACGCTGCACCGTGGTGCGCATCTGGCGGCCGAACTCGAACGCCGTCACGTCCCGCTCTCGATCCTGCATGTAGCGCGCACTGAGGACGGACCTGTGACGGCCTGGGTCCGTACGCGCGCCGAAGCAGGCGACTCCGTGTTGCTCAACGGCTACGACCACCGCGTCACGCCGACGCATCGCGCGGTGCACCTGGGGCGTAAGGCGGAGTTCGCGGCGCTCCCTGCGCATGAAGCGCGCCTGAGGCTCATCGCGGCGAAGGCGGCGCTCGACGCTACCGGTGTGGCTGTCGACGGCTTCGCGCCTCCGCGCTGGCTCGCGTCCGCTGGCACAGTGCAGGCACTGCGCGAGCACGGCTTCACGTTGTGCGCCGACCAGGCCGCTGTCCGCGACTTGGTGACCGGCGAAATCCGGCGCGCGCGGGTACAGGAGTTCTCGAGCCAGTCGCAGCGTACGGAGACGGTTCGCTGCTTCGCGCTGATCCTCGCGACTGCGCGCGCGGCCAGGCGCGGTGGACTCGTACGGCTCGGCATCGACGCTGCCGACCTGAGTCGGCCTGGCCTGAGGCAGGCACTGCTGGACGCGGTCGATGTCGCGCTGGAAAACCGCGCCTTCGGCAGCACGTACGGCTCGCTGCGGCACACCGCGGCGGCGTAG
- a CDS encoding RNA polymerase sigma factor encodes MADWASEKLVDAAVGGDAESIAALVSGSYPHVRRFAHSLCATQEDAEDAAQEALIVLYRKIGTLRASGALAAWMFRIVRHECLRRVRLIRWRPELPSAVPSAEDAVLQRLEAERIAAAIAALPPDQRQVLIMRDIQAHPGRMVADVLGLSVAAMKSRLHRARAAMRDHLTCGKEPR; translated from the coding sequence GTGGCTGACTGGGCGAGCGAGAAGCTGGTTGACGCGGCCGTCGGCGGCGATGCCGAATCGATCGCCGCGCTGGTGTCCGGTTCTTATCCGCATGTGCGGCGGTTCGCGCACAGCCTGTGCGCCACCCAGGAAGACGCCGAGGATGCCGCGCAAGAAGCGTTGATCGTGCTCTACCGCAAGATCGGCACGCTTCGCGCGTCCGGTGCGCTGGCGGCGTGGATGTTCCGCATCGTCCGGCACGAATGCCTGCGCCGCGTCCGGCTGATCCGGTGGCGTCCGGAGCTGCCTTCCGCTGTGCCGTCAGCGGAAGACGCCGTGCTGCAGCGGCTCGAAGCCGAACGGATCGCGGCCGCGATCGCGGCGTTGCCGCCGGATCAACGGCAGGTCTTGATCATGCGGGACATCCAGGCCCACCCCGGGCGCATGGTGGCCGATGTCCTCGGCCTGAGCGTCGCCGCGATGAAATCCCGGCTGCACCGTGCCCGCGCGGCCATGCGGGACCACTTGACCTGTGGAAAGGAGCCGCGATGA
- a CDS encoding MBL fold metallo-hydrolase, with product MRIVHFGHSCVLLETPSERILIDPGTFSPGFETERELSAVLITHQHFDHLDADRLPALLAANPDAKLIVDPGSAETVENLHLEFEVAQPGSAFTIGGTAVSVVGGEHAVIHADIPVIPNIGYLIDHGAFYHPGDSLFVPEQKVDVLGLPTAAPWLKLGEAVDFLRAVAPRRSVPIHEAILANPAMAYGMFQHLAPEGTEVKVLDRGVSTEL from the coding sequence ATGCGGATCGTCCATTTCGGACATTCCTGCGTACTGCTCGAAACCCCCAGCGAACGCATCCTGATCGACCCTGGCACGTTCTCGCCCGGCTTCGAGACCGAGCGTGAACTGTCCGCGGTCCTGATCACCCACCAGCACTTCGACCACCTGGACGCCGACCGCCTCCCGGCCCTCCTGGCCGCGAACCCGGACGCCAAGCTGATCGTCGACCCCGGCTCGGCCGAGACGGTCGAGAACCTGCACCTCGAGTTCGAGGTCGCCCAGCCGGGCAGCGCGTTCACGATCGGCGGCACCGCGGTGTCGGTCGTCGGTGGCGAGCACGCGGTGATCCACGCCGACATTCCGGTGATCCCGAACATCGGCTACCTGATCGACCACGGCGCGTTCTACCACCCGGGCGACTCGTTGTTCGTGCCCGAGCAAAAGGTCGACGTGCTCGGCCTGCCCACCGCCGCCCCGTGGCTGAAGCTCGGCGAAGCGGTGGACTTCCTGCGCGCGGTCGCGCCGCGCCGGTCGGTGCCGATCCACGAGGCAATCCTCGCCAACCCGGCGATGGCGTACGGGATGTTCCAGCACCTCGCGCCGGAAGGCACCGAGGTGAAGGTGCTCGACCGAGGCGTTTCGACCGAGCTCTGA
- a CDS encoding aldehyde dehydrogenase family protein, with the protein MTAVQPKPTHVGETFDSLSPATDEVVGTYPVNTAEEVSAAVERARAAARWWADLGFAGRAERLQRWKGVLTRRLPQLCQVVRDETGKPIADAQLESVLAIEHIAWAAKNARKILGKHRRSSGLLMANQAATVEYVPLGVVGVIGPWNYPVFTPLGSIAYALAAGNAVVFKPSEYTPGVGKWLVDAFAEIVPEQPVLQLITGFGETGAALVGSGVDKIAFTGSAATGKKIMAAAANTLTPVVIEAGGKDALLVDTDADLEAAADATVWGAFSNSGQTCIGVERVYVHERVADEFVAKVVEKAKDVRAGSDEDAQYGPITMPSQLAVIRRHIADAIERGGKAVVGGVESVGDRYVQPTVLVDVPEDSEAVREETFGPTVTIAKVRDMDEAIEKANATKYGLGSTVFSRSRGAELAARLRAGMTSVNAPLSFAGIASLPFGGVGDSGFGRIHGPEGLREFARPKAVARQRFTAPLTLTSFSRKESTDALVAKLVTILHGKR; encoded by the coding sequence ATGACCGCGGTCCAGCCGAAGCCGACGCACGTCGGTGAGACGTTCGATTCGCTCAGCCCGGCCACTGACGAGGTGGTCGGCACCTACCCGGTGAACACGGCCGAGGAGGTCAGCGCGGCAGTCGAGCGCGCCCGGGCGGCCGCGCGCTGGTGGGCCGACCTCGGCTTCGCCGGCCGCGCCGAGCGGCTGCAGCGCTGGAAGGGCGTGCTGACCCGGCGGCTGCCGCAGCTGTGTCAGGTCGTGCGGGACGAGACCGGCAAGCCGATCGCGGACGCGCAGCTGGAGAGCGTGCTGGCGATCGAGCACATCGCGTGGGCGGCTAAGAACGCCCGCAAGATCCTCGGCAAGCATCGCCGTTCGTCCGGTCTGCTGATGGCCAACCAGGCCGCGACCGTCGAATACGTGCCGCTGGGCGTCGTCGGCGTGATCGGGCCGTGGAACTACCCGGTGTTCACCCCGCTGGGCTCGATCGCGTACGCGCTGGCCGCGGGCAACGCCGTCGTCTTCAAGCCCAGCGAGTACACCCCCGGCGTCGGCAAGTGGCTGGTCGACGCGTTCGCCGAGATCGTGCCCGAGCAGCCGGTCCTGCAGCTGATCACCGGCTTCGGCGAGACCGGTGCCGCGTTGGTCGGCTCCGGCGTGGACAAGATCGCGTTCACCGGCTCCGCGGCCACCGGGAAGAAGATCATGGCCGCCGCCGCGAACACGCTCACGCCGGTCGTGATCGAGGCCGGCGGCAAGGACGCGCTGCTGGTCGACACCGACGCGGACCTCGAAGCGGCTGCCGACGCCACCGTCTGGGGTGCGTTCTCCAACTCCGGTCAGACCTGCATCGGCGTCGAGCGGGTCTACGTCCACGAACGCGTGGCTGACGAATTCGTCGCGAAGGTCGTCGAGAAGGCGAAGGACGTGCGCGCCGGCTCCGACGAGGATGCCCAGTACGGCCCGATCACCATGCCCTCGCAGCTCGCGGTGATCCGCCGGCACATCGCCGACGCCATCGAGCGCGGCGGGAAAGCGGTGGTCGGCGGAGTGGAAAGCGTCGGCGACCGGTACGTTCAGCCGACCGTTCTGGTCGACGTTCCGGAAGACTCCGAGGCAGTGCGCGAGGAGACGTTCGGGCCGACGGTCACCATCGCCAAGGTCCGCGACATGGACGAAGCGATCGAGAAGGCCAACGCGACCAAGTACGGCCTCGGCTCCACGGTGTTCTCCCGCTCGCGCGGCGCCGAACTGGCTGCCCGGCTGCGCGCGGGCATGACCTCGGTGAACGCGCCGCTGTCCTTCGCCGGCATCGCGTCGCTGCCGTTCGGCGGCGTCGGCGACTCCGGTTTCGGCCGGATCCACGGCCCCGAAGGGTTGCGTGAGTTCGCCCGGCCGAAGGCGGTGGCCCGGCAGCGGTTCACCGCTCCGCTCACGCTCACTTCCTTCTCCCGCAAGGAGTCGACCGACGCACTGGTCGCCAAGCTGGTCACCATCCTGCACGGCAAGCGCTAA
- a CDS encoding lactate 2-monooxygenase, translated as MSGFGDFQHEIYFAGLAGRVPDLPMAYAELESRAAQALPPSVLSYVAGGAGDERTQRANVEAFERWGLVPRMFVGASARDLSVDLFGLKLRSPLFLAPVGVIGLCAQDGHGDLATARASARTGVPMVASTLSVDPMETLVPELGDTPGFFQLYTPTDRELAASLVRRAEAAGFRGIVVTLDTWVTGWRPRDLSTANFPQLRGHCLANYFTDPVFRQRLGKSPEDDPAAAIGLWAQLFGNPLTWEDLPWLRSLTKLPLLVKGIQHPDDARRAIDGGVDGIYCSNHGGRQANGGLPALDCLAEVVDAADGTPVLFDSGVRSGADVVKALALGATAVGVGRPYAWGLSLAGEDGVVHVLRTLLAEADLIMAVDGYPTLAHLTREALRRVG; from the coding sequence GTGTCCGGCTTCGGCGATTTCCAGCACGAGATCTACTTCGCCGGGTTAGCGGGTCGGGTACCGGATTTGCCGATGGCGTACGCGGAGCTGGAATCCCGCGCGGCACAGGCGCTTCCGCCGTCCGTGCTGTCCTACGTGGCCGGTGGAGCGGGCGACGAGCGGACCCAGCGGGCGAACGTCGAGGCGTTCGAACGCTGGGGTCTGGTGCCGCGGATGTTCGTCGGGGCCAGCGCGCGCGACCTGTCGGTGGACCTGTTCGGCCTCAAGCTGCGATCACCGCTGTTCCTCGCACCGGTCGGAGTGATCGGCCTGTGCGCGCAGGACGGGCACGGCGACCTGGCGACCGCCCGGGCCAGCGCGCGAACGGGCGTGCCGATGGTCGCGTCGACGCTGAGCGTCGATCCGATGGAGACGCTCGTCCCTGAACTGGGGGACACTCCGGGGTTCTTCCAGCTGTACACGCCGACCGACCGGGAACTCGCCGCATCGCTCGTGCGGCGTGCCGAAGCGGCGGGTTTCCGCGGCATCGTCGTCACGCTCGACACCTGGGTCACCGGCTGGCGTCCGCGTGATCTGTCGACGGCGAACTTCCCGCAGCTTCGCGGGCATTGCCTGGCCAACTACTTCACCGACCCGGTGTTTCGGCAGCGGCTCGGCAAGTCTCCCGAGGACGACCCGGCGGCCGCCATCGGGTTGTGGGCGCAGCTCTTCGGCAACCCGCTGACCTGGGAAGACCTGCCCTGGCTGCGGTCTCTGACGAAACTGCCACTGCTGGTCAAAGGCATTCAGCATCCCGACGACGCGCGCCGCGCCATCGACGGCGGGGTCGACGGGATCTACTGCTCGAACCACGGCGGCCGGCAGGCCAACGGCGGTCTCCCGGCGCTCGACTGCCTGGCCGAAGTGGTCGACGCCGCGGACGGCACGCCAGTCCTGTTCGACTCCGGTGTCCGTTCCGGAGCCGACGTAGTCAAGGCGCTGGCCTTGGGCGCGACTGCGGTGGGTGTCGGCCGCCCGTATGCCTGGGGCTTGTCGCTGGCTGGCGAGGACGGCGTGGTCCATGTGCTGCGCACCTTGCTCGCTGAGGCCGACCTGATCATGGCGGTGGACGGCTATCCGACGCTGGCCCACCTCACTCGGGAAGCGCTGCGTCGGGTCGGGTAG
- a CDS encoding glycosyltransferase 87 family protein produces the protein MPALVFAVSAIVLVAFAAAAVSTFNQVDLQVYRFGADAVLGGGDLYGTLPATTAGSMLPFIYPPFAAILFSSLALPPLSVASILLDFVSVASLWAVLYAAVRRLWQGWDRCTAAVTASAFTVVALAFEPVRTTISFGQINLVLMALVAVDCLAPNPRWPRGVLVGLAAAIKVTPAGFLLFFLLAKDFRATRNALLAGAGATSLGFLVAPRASVEYFFGGGLTSAGGFSGSPYATNQTIEGALNRLALPRYTHDLLWLALSAFVLIAAVIVMRRVDGPLAFVVNATAVLVLSPISWSHHWVWAVPATLILAARVRTRYGAAALIAGAAVFIAAPHTFLPSSGMRELAWVPWQHLVGDSYVILALGFLAWQLFTPQLARSPVEEPVCVG, from the coding sequence GTGCCCGCCTTGGTGTTCGCCGTCAGCGCGATAGTGCTCGTCGCGTTCGCAGCAGCTGCCGTCAGCACCTTCAATCAGGTCGACCTGCAGGTCTACCGCTTCGGCGCGGACGCAGTCCTCGGTGGTGGGGACCTTTACGGCACTCTCCCCGCCACGACAGCGGGTTCCATGCTGCCGTTCATCTACCCGCCGTTCGCCGCGATTCTCTTCTCTTCCTTGGCGCTCCCGCCGCTGTCTGTCGCGTCCATTTTGCTGGATTTTGTCTCCGTCGCGTCGCTCTGGGCCGTCCTGTACGCCGCAGTCCGCCGCCTGTGGCAGGGCTGGGATCGTTGCACCGCGGCAGTGACGGCGTCCGCGTTCACCGTTGTGGCGCTTGCCTTCGAGCCGGTACGCACGACCATTTCTTTCGGGCAGATCAACCTTGTGCTGATGGCGCTGGTCGCAGTCGATTGCCTCGCTCCCAACCCGCGCTGGCCGCGCGGAGTGCTCGTCGGCCTGGCCGCCGCGATCAAGGTGACTCCGGCGGGGTTCTTGCTGTTCTTCTTGCTCGCCAAGGATTTCCGCGCCACGCGAAACGCCCTGCTCGCCGGTGCCGGAGCGACGTCGCTCGGTTTCCTGGTGGCCCCGCGCGCCTCCGTCGAGTACTTCTTCGGCGGCGGCCTCACCAGCGCCGGCGGCTTCAGCGGCTCGCCCTACGCGACCAACCAGACCATCGAAGGCGCGCTTAACCGTCTCGCCCTGCCGCGCTACACCCACGACCTGCTATGGCTGGCTCTGTCCGCGTTCGTCCTGATCGCCGCCGTGATCGTCATGCGGCGCGTCGACGGCCCGCTCGCCTTCGTCGTCAACGCGACGGCCGTGCTTGTCCTGTCCCCGATTTCCTGGTCGCACCACTGGGTTTGGGCGGTGCCCGCAACGCTCATCCTCGCCGCCCGGGTCCGCACCCGCTATGGCGCCGCGGCGTTGATCGCGGGTGCCGCGGTCTTCATCGCCGCGCCGCACACCTTCCTGCCCTCTAGCGGGATGAGGGAACTCGCATGGGTACCGTGGCAGCACCTCGTCGGCGACTCCTATGTCATTCTCGCCTTGGGTTTCCTTGCGTGGCAACTGTTCACGCCGCAACTCGCCCGTTCCCCGGTGGAAGAACCAGTCTGCGTCGGTTAG
- a CDS encoding class I SAM-dependent methyltransferase, with protein MTALQRWRDLLASWAIPATIDPPESPWVLPREVFRRRADRQIADPIGATHRLAVEALREPGTVLDIGAAAGAASLPLVSRSKVTAVTALDTDDELLAAFAERAAGVEHRLLSGRWPDLAAEAGTADVVVCGNVVYNVPDLAPFAAALTAAARRRVVVELAARHPLTELNPLWQRFHGIARPTGPTVEDCLAALAEVGIEPQVVAWQRPPEPEYAKFTTLVDVARRRLCLPLSAAGDVEQALLEMGVDPAVPPDLGSSGRDLVTLVWPGSG; from the coding sequence ATGACGGCTTTGCAGCGGTGGCGGGATCTCCTGGCCAGCTGGGCGATCCCGGCCACCATCGATCCGCCGGAATCGCCGTGGGTGCTGCCGCGCGAGGTGTTCCGGCGGCGGGCGGACCGGCAGATCGCCGATCCGATCGGAGCGACGCATCGGCTTGCCGTCGAGGCGTTGCGGGAACCGGGAACCGTGCTCGACATCGGCGCGGCGGCCGGGGCGGCGAGCCTGCCCCTGGTCAGCCGGTCGAAGGTCACCGCGGTGACGGCGCTGGACACCGACGACGAATTGCTCGCCGCGTTCGCCGAACGGGCGGCGGGGGTGGAGCATCGGCTGTTGTCCGGCCGGTGGCCCGACCTCGCCGCGGAGGCTGGCACGGCGGACGTCGTGGTGTGCGGGAATGTGGTCTACAACGTTCCCGACCTCGCGCCGTTCGCGGCAGCACTGACGGCGGCCGCGCGCCGGCGAGTCGTGGTCGAGCTGGCCGCGCGGCATCCGTTGACCGAGCTAAATCCGTTGTGGCAACGGTTTCACGGCATCGCACGGCCGACCGGACCGACGGTCGAGGACTGTCTCGCGGCGCTCGCGGAAGTGGGAATCGAGCCGCAAGTCGTGGCGTGGCAACGGCCGCCGGAGCCCGAGTACGCGAAGTTCACGACCTTGGTCGACGTCGCCCGGCGGCGATTGTGCTTGCCGTTGTCCGCGGCCGGGGACGTCGAACAGGCATTGCTGGAGATGGGCGTGGATCCCGCGGTGCCACCAGATCTTGGGTCTTCCGGCCGGGATCTGGTGACGCTGGTCTGGCCCGGCTCCGGCTAA
- a CDS encoding GMC family oxidoreductase: MAVQDSFDYVIVGAGSAGCVLANRLSADPAARVLLLEAGGEDTADEIHIPAAFSSLFKTKWDWNYETVEQKHTGKPAYWPRGRMLGGCSSINAMIYIRGNRADYDGWRDAHGATGWGWDDVLPYFKRAEGNQRFGGPLHGTDGPLHVEDRRFTHELSHAWVDNAVAWGLKHTDDFNGESQEGAGLYQVTCKRGRRWSTADAYLRPALERPNLTVRTHAQATGIVFEGTRAVGVSYLDKGVERTVRADAEVLLSGGAINSPQLLMLSGVGPAEHLRELGIDVVAASPGVGGNLHDHPAVGVIWSTKGTTDLTDGATPAGLLRYQLTRRGPLASNIGEAGAFYSTRDGLPAPDMQIHVAPTLFYDNGLREPDCSGFTSAATLVDVASRGQLRLKSANPAWKPEIDPGYYSEPADLEAMRSALRSLIEIGRSGPLTKFLDRPFLPATHELSDEALTEHIRENTQTLYHPVGTCAMGSGEHAVVDPELRVRGVDGLRVVDASVMPVVPRGNTNAPTIMVAEKAADLILGRSTAA; encoded by the coding sequence GTGGCCGTGCAGGACTCCTTCGACTACGTCATCGTCGGCGCGGGCAGCGCGGGCTGCGTTCTCGCGAACCGGCTCAGCGCGGATCCGGCGGCGCGGGTGCTGCTGCTCGAGGCGGGCGGCGAGGACACCGCGGACGAGATCCACATCCCGGCCGCGTTCTCCTCGCTGTTCAAGACCAAGTGGGACTGGAACTACGAGACCGTCGAGCAGAAGCACACCGGCAAGCCGGCGTACTGGCCGCGCGGGCGGATGCTCGGCGGCTGCTCGTCGATCAACGCGATGATCTACATCCGCGGCAACCGCGCCGACTACGACGGCTGGCGCGATGCGCACGGGGCAACCGGCTGGGGCTGGGACGACGTGCTGCCCTACTTCAAGCGCGCCGAGGGCAACCAGCGCTTCGGCGGCCCGCTGCACGGCACGGACGGTCCGCTGCACGTCGAGGACCGGCGGTTCACCCACGAGCTGTCGCACGCCTGGGTGGACAACGCGGTCGCCTGGGGCCTGAAGCACACCGACGACTTCAACGGCGAGTCTCAGGAGGGGGCCGGGCTCTACCAGGTCACCTGCAAGCGCGGCCGACGCTGGTCAACGGCGGATGCCTACCTCCGGCCGGCGCTGGAACGGCCGAACCTGACCGTCCGGACGCACGCGCAAGCCACCGGGATCGTCTTCGAGGGCACTCGCGCGGTCGGGGTTTCCTACCTGGACAAGGGAGTCGAGCGAACCGTCCGCGCGGACGCCGAGGTGCTGCTCTCCGGCGGCGCGATCAACTCGCCCCAGCTGCTGATGCTGTCCGGCGTCGGACCGGCCGAGCACCTGCGCGAGCTGGGCATCGACGTGGTCGCCGCGTCGCCCGGCGTCGGCGGGAATCTGCACGACCACCCGGCGGTCGGCGTGATCTGGTCGACCAAGGGCACCACCGACCTGACCGACGGCGCGACGCCGGCCGGCCTCCTGCGCTACCAGCTGACCAGGCGCGGGCCGCTCGCGTCGAACATCGGCGAGGCCGGGGCGTTCTATTCGACGCGGGACGGACTGCCCGCGCCGGACATGCAGATCCACGTGGCTCCGACGTTGTTCTACGACAACGGACTGCGCGAACCGGACTGCTCGGGGTTCACGTCCGCGGCCACCCTGGTCGACGTGGCCAGCCGCGGCCAGCTGCGGTTGAAGTCGGCGAATCCGGCGTGGAAGCCGGAAATCGACCCCGGCTACTACTCCGAACCGGCCGACCTCGAAGCGATGCGCTCGGCACTGCGGTCACTGATCGAGATCGGCCGCTCGGGTCCGCTGACGAAGTTCCTGGACCGGCCGTTCCTCCCGGCGACGCACGAGCTGTCGGATGAGGCGCTCACCGAGCACATCCGCGAGAACACCCAGACGCTCTACCACCCGGTCGGCACCTGCGCGATGGGCAGCGGCGAGCACGCGGTGGTCGACCCGGAGCTGCGCGTCCGCGGCGTCGACGGCCTGCGTGTGGTGGACGCGTCGGTGATGCCGGTGGTGCCGCGCGGGAACACCAACGCGCCGACGATCATGGTGGCGGAGAAGGCGGCTGACCTGATTCTCGGGCGCTCGACGGCAGCATGA
- the purS gene encoding phosphoribosylformylglycinamidine synthase subunit PurS yields the protein MARVVVDVMPKPEILDPQGQAVARALPRLGFAGVADVRQGRHFELEVDDDVDDETLAKMAEGFLANPVIEQWTIRRVEA from the coding sequence GTGGCTCGAGTCGTTGTCGACGTCATGCCCAAACCCGAGATCCTCGACCCGCAGGGCCAGGCGGTGGCGCGCGCGCTGCCGCGGCTGGGCTTCGCCGGGGTCGCCGACGTGCGCCAGGGGCGGCACTTCGAACTCGAGGTCGACGACGACGTCGATGACGAGACGCTGGCCAAGATGGCCGAAGGCTTCCTCGCCAACCCGGTGATCGAGCAATGGACGATCCGGCGGGTGGAGGCGTGA
- the purQ gene encoding phosphoribosylformylglycinamidine synthase subunit PurQ, translated as MSARIGVITFPGTLDDGDAARAVRYADAEAVSLWHADADLKGVDAVVVPGGFSYGDYLRAGVIARYAPVMTSVIEAARKGMPVLGICNGFQILCEAGLLPGAMIRNVGLHFVCRDQWLRVDNNTTAWTTRYEQGAEILVPLKNNEGCYVADQSTLDMLEGEGRVAFRYVGGNPNGSRNDIAGVTSENGRVVGLMPHPEHAIDALTGSSDDGLGLFYSAVDALVNA; from the coding sequence GTGAGCGCCCGGATCGGCGTCATCACCTTCCCCGGCACGCTGGACGACGGCGATGCCGCCCGCGCGGTCCGGTACGCCGATGCCGAAGCGGTTTCGCTGTGGCACGCCGACGCGGACCTCAAGGGCGTCGACGCGGTCGTCGTCCCGGGCGGCTTCTCCTACGGCGACTACCTGCGCGCCGGCGTGATCGCCCGCTACGCACCGGTGATGACCTCGGTCATCGAGGCGGCCCGCAAGGGAATGCCCGTGCTCGGCATCTGCAACGGCTTCCAGATCCTGTGCGAGGCGGGCCTGCTGCCGGGCGCGATGATCCGCAACGTCGGCCTGCACTTCGTTTGCCGCGACCAGTGGCTGCGGGTGGACAACAACACCACCGCGTGGACCACGCGGTACGAACAGGGCGCGGAAATCCTCGTGCCGCTCAAGAACAACGAGGGCTGCTACGTAGCCGACCAGTCCACTTTGGACATGCTGGAGGGCGAGGGCCGGGTGGCGTTCCGCTACGTCGGCGGCAACCCGAACGGCTCCCGCAACGACATCGCGGGCGTCACCAGCGAGAACGGCCGGGTGGTCGGCCTCATGCCGCACCCGGAGCACGCGATCGACGCGCTCACCGGCTCGTCCGACGACGGCCTCGGCCTGTTCTACAGCGCGGTTGACGCGCTCGTGAACGCCTGA